One stretch of Leptospira bourretii DNA includes these proteins:
- a CDS encoding flagellar hook-associated protein 3: MRITNMMQNNSLVRNLNRHQVAMDETQTQLGTGLKIRKPSDDPGAATNQMYFRSRLNELSQYEENIGDGYQRLQQIDGVLDKMGEIFQRARVLTVQAGNGIYQGDKGFELEVAIGKEIDQHLRAIVDLANARDATGQPLFGGHVIERPPFEPIESKIKGLQGLELKNQYVGVEYRGDIGEQLREIEKGEYIPITIPGNKVFWGTNVSVTSKVDNSAYQATSDQKFKIDGVEIHISVGDTIDDVIDKINNSPLEVKASKLAQDNISISSTAPHQIWLEDVDGGTVLRDIGLIEPSASEPPNNFSKSATVTGLSVFDVLIQLRNDLIQKDQERIGGRDLGDLDLALENILRHRSTIGARMNRLEQHEERVSYDKMYMTELLAKNEGIDFPETIMNMKWLETIHSYALNVGSKIIKPTLMDFLR; encoded by the coding sequence ATCAGAATTACTAACATGATGCAAAACAATTCCTTGGTGCGGAACTTAAATCGCCACCAAGTGGCTATGGACGAAACCCAAACCCAACTGGGGACTGGATTAAAAATCCGTAAACCTTCGGATGATCCGGGTGCGGCCACAAACCAAATGTATTTTCGATCCCGCCTCAATGAACTTTCCCAATACGAAGAAAATATTGGGGATGGATACCAAAGGTTACAACAGATCGATGGTGTCCTAGATAAAATGGGAGAAATTTTCCAAAGGGCTCGTGTTCTTACGGTTCAGGCCGGAAACGGAATTTACCAAGGGGACAAGGGTTTTGAATTGGAAGTGGCGATTGGTAAAGAAATCGACCAACACTTACGTGCGATTGTGGATCTTGCCAATGCTCGTGATGCGACCGGACAACCTTTGTTTGGTGGTCATGTGATCGAAAGACCTCCCTTTGAACCAATTGAATCGAAAATTAAAGGTCTGCAAGGCCTCGAACTCAAAAACCAATACGTGGGTGTAGAGTATCGCGGTGATATCGGAGAACAACTCCGTGAAATCGAAAAAGGCGAATACATTCCGATTACCATTCCTGGTAACAAAGTATTTTGGGGAACGAACGTCAGTGTCACTTCCAAAGTAGATAACTCTGCTTACCAAGCCACATCCGACCAAAAGTTTAAAATTGATGGAGTGGAAATTCATATCTCTGTGGGTGATACCATTGATGATGTGATTGATAAAATCAATAACTCTCCACTCGAAGTCAAAGCAAGTAAACTGGCCCAAGATAATATTTCCATTTCTTCTACAGCACCTCACCAAATTTGGTTAGAGGATGTGGATGGAGGAACAGTACTCCGTGATATTGGACTCATTGAACCGAGTGCGAGCGAACCACCGAATAACTTCTCTAAGTCGGCAACTGTTACTGGGCTTTCGGTATTTGATGTTCTCATCCAACTTCGAAATGACTTGATCCAAAAAGACCAAGAACGAATTGGTGGTAGGGATTTAGGTGATTTAGATTTGGCTTTGGAAAACATCCTTCGCCACCGGTCGACCATTGGTGCTCGTATGAATCGTTTGGAACAACATGAAGAACGAGTCTCTTATGACAAAATGTATATGACAGAACTTCTTGCTAAAAATGAAGGAATCGATTTTCCAGAGACAATCATGAATATGAAGTGGTTGGAAACAATTCATAGTTATGCGTTAAATGTTGGTTCTAAAATTATCAAACCAACTCTTATGGATTTCCTTCGGTAA
- the flgK gene encoding flagellar hook-associated protein FlgK, whose amino-acid sequence MGSTFQGIEIGKRGLSVHQQAIQTTGHNISNADNKHYARQRVVMNSMDPLYEPAFNRAEVPGQIGQGVKVSEIERVRDNFIDDRIIDSSSLKEYWGKKNDYLYQVETVFNEPTGTTLRSMMDQFWSSWEDLSNYPEETAHRAVVQEKAEALGSRMEDVYRKLSLLRDQSNREIESKVNHLNTVAENIKSLNEKITKSQALGDNPNDLLDRRDELLQELAGMADITIGRSDEDELMVFIGQQILVQGQKVHKIDLVGNPNNDGLLDLKWSETGDTVLLRKGSIQALYEIRDRILVEKINAVDALAINAMDVINEIHKDGFGLNGKTNLNFFESRALATNTFGEIDTDGDGLNDKTAVFRVTGRTSLDADRPIGISGTMRFLKASPGGETEILVPYSKDDTLNAVIKRINRSETGVVAYMSHDNQLALKATTNPLDKKENFMIRHLEDSGELLVGLTGILTATGVAGSFDYRKVGEINKFQANAQDITLTPMYHPSSFFKMSEDVRNNPANIAAARGKDVNGSGDYNSPNGQKDGSNALLIAAALREKPVMFDYSKTTDDFYNSLISRLGTEAREAKQEYTTQNELMVELENMRQSVMGVNLDEEMANMVQFQQSYNASARMISTLNEMLDLVINRLGV is encoded by the coding sequence ATGGGATCAACATTCCAAGGAATTGAAATAGGAAAACGAGGACTTTCGGTCCACCAACAAGCGATCCAAACCACAGGTCATAACATATCCAATGCGGATAACAAACATTATGCTCGCCAACGAGTGGTAATGAATAGTATGGATCCTCTTTATGAACCCGCTTTCAACCGAGCAGAGGTTCCGGGACAAATTGGACAAGGGGTAAAAGTTTCCGAAATCGAAAGAGTTCGCGATAATTTCATTGATGATCGTATCATTGATTCTTCTTCTCTCAAAGAATATTGGGGGAAAAAGAATGATTATTTATACCAAGTAGAAACTGTTTTTAATGAACCAACAGGAACGACACTTCGTTCCATGATGGATCAGTTTTGGTCTTCTTGGGAAGATCTTTCGAACTATCCAGAAGAAACAGCCCATAGAGCCGTGGTCCAAGAAAAAGCGGAAGCCCTTGGTTCAAGAATGGAAGATGTGTATCGCAAACTTTCCCTCTTACGTGACCAATCCAATCGTGAGATCGAATCCAAAGTCAATCATTTGAATACAGTGGCAGAGAATATCAAATCTCTGAACGAAAAAATCACAAAATCACAAGCATTAGGTGATAATCCCAATGACCTTTTGGACAGAAGGGATGAACTTTTGCAAGAACTAGCGGGGATGGCAGACATTACCATTGGTCGCAGTGATGAAGATGAACTCATGGTTTTTATTGGCCAACAGATCCTTGTCCAAGGACAAAAGGTTCATAAAATCGATTTGGTGGGAAATCCAAATAACGATGGCCTTTTGGATTTAAAATGGTCTGAGACTGGTGATACGGTTTTACTTCGTAAGGGAAGCATCCAAGCTCTATACGAAATCAGGGATCGAATCCTTGTCGAAAAAATCAATGCCGTGGATGCCCTTGCCATCAATGCGATGGATGTGATCAACGAAATCCATAAAGATGGATTTGGTTTGAATGGAAAAACCAATCTTAACTTTTTTGAAAGCCGTGCTCTTGCGACCAATACCTTTGGTGAAATTGATACCGATGGCGATGGATTAAACGATAAAACGGCAGTGTTTCGTGTGACTGGTCGCACTTCTCTTGATGCGGATCGTCCGATTGGAATTTCCGGAACTATGCGTTTTTTGAAAGCAAGTCCTGGTGGGGAAACTGAGATTTTAGTTCCTTACTCCAAAGATGATACTTTGAATGCAGTCATCAAACGAATCAATCGTTCGGAAACAGGTGTTGTGGCTTACATGTCGCATGACAACCAGTTGGCGCTAAAAGCAACCACGAACCCACTCGATAAAAAAGAAAACTTTATGATCCGCCACTTGGAAGACTCCGGGGAACTTCTTGTGGGTCTTACAGGAATCCTAACAGCGACAGGTGTTGCTGGATCTTTTGATTACAGAAAAGTGGGTGAGATCAATAAATTCCAAGCGAATGCGCAGGACATCACTCTGACTCCAATGTATCATCCTTCTTCTTTCTTTAAAATGTCAGAAGATGTCAGAAACAACCCGGCAAACATTGCGGCAGCTCGCGGTAAGGACGTAAATGGATCGGGTGATTACAATTCACCTAACGGTCAAAAAGACGGATCCAATGCCCTTCTCATTGCTGCGGCCCTCCGTGAAAAACCAGTGATGTTTGATTATTCCAAAACAACGGATGATTTTTATAACTCACTCATCTCAAGACTTGGAACGGAAGCAAGAGAAGCAAAACAAGAGTATACCACTCAAAATGAACTGATGGTGGAACTAGAAAACATGCGTCAGTCGGTGATGGGTGTAAACTTGGATGAGGAGATGGCCAATATGGTGCAGTTCCAACAATCTTATAATGCTTCCGCAAGAATGATTTCAACACTCAATGAGATGTTGGATCTCGTCATCAATAGGTTAGGTGTATAA
- the flgN gene encoding flagellar export chaperone FlgN encodes MLDWVESLRSLFTNEIDCYKRLLELEGKKRASIHSADGKTLESLVKDSYHIMVEASELERIRMKTIEDVYEKEKFTKDESSITLTNFLNQMDRESNFKLKTFALELKKVVADLKDAIITNDKLLRTRKEFLQTTVDSLQELSREKVYTSHKQPTRRGQGQKGAIILNATA; translated from the coding sequence ATGTTGGATTGGGTAGAATCACTTAGAAGTTTATTTACTAATGAAATAGACTGTTACAAGCGCCTTCTGGAATTGGAAGGCAAAAAAAGAGCGTCCATCCATTCTGCGGACGGAAAAACTCTCGAGTCCCTTGTCAAAGATAGTTATCATATTATGGTAGAAGCCTCTGAATTGGAACGAATTCGGATGAAGACCATCGAAGATGTGTATGAAAAGGAAAAATTCACAAAAGACGAATCTTCCATCACACTCACAAATTTTTTAAATCAAATGGATCGTGAATCCAATTTTAAACTCAAAACCTTTGCATTAGAATTAAAGAAAGTTGTGGCCGATCTGAAAGATGCGATCATCACCAATGATAAACTCTTAAGAACCAGAAAAGAATTTTTACAAACAACTGTTGATTCTTTGCAAGAGTTATCCAGAGAAAAAGTTTATACCTCACACAAACAACCGACAAGGCGTGGGCAGGGCCAAAAGGGCGCGATCATTTTGAACGCGACTGCCTAG
- a CDS encoding DUF1289 domain-containing protein yields MSLKSPCTKVCMMDPDSGLCAGCFRTIEEIGNWSRMTEEEREKVWSELPQRKAGGSLK; encoded by the coding sequence ATGTCACTAAAATCGCCTTGTACCAAAGTCTGTATGATGGACCCAGATTCAGGGCTCTGTGCAGGCTGCTTTCGAACCATTGAAGAAATTGGGAATTGGTCTAGGATGACCGAGGAAGAAAGAGAAAAAGTTTGGAGTGAGCTCCCGCAAAGAAAGGCGGGAGGCTCTCTCAAATGA
- a CDS encoding LIC10235 family protein: MKPKSIKPDELSKIFAELKKGDESAIGSYLVKGVRLQISKYNLSGAERVQLLYKRRRAQGMCIVCGKKVTKKNPSTDQLYRLCEEHRNKIDKGSK, from the coding sequence ATGAAACCAAAATCGATTAAACCGGATGAGCTGAGTAAGATTTTTGCCGAATTGAAAAAAGGTGATGAATCTGCCATCGGTAGTTATTTGGTAAAAGGGGTTCGCCTTCAAATCAGTAAATACAATCTTTCCGGTGCCGAACGAGTTCAATTGTTATACAAAAGAAGAAGAGCCCAAGGGATGTGTATTGTATGCGGAAAAAAAGTCACTAAGAAGAATCCATCTACAGATCAACTCTATAGATTGTGTGAAGAACACCGCAATAAGATTGATAAAGGTTCTAAATAA
- a CDS encoding DUF962 domain-containing protein: MEKKYKTLKDFFPFYLEEHSHPFNRALHFVGSSLALGCILGFLSTGKFYILAYALVSGYFFAWIGHFFVEKNRPATFTYPFYSFISDWIMYFKMLTGRIDVEFAKIKSNKG; the protein is encoded by the coding sequence ATGGAAAAGAAATACAAAACACTCAAAGATTTTTTCCCCTTTTACTTAGAGGAACATAGCCATCCCTTCAATCGAGCTCTTCATTTTGTTGGATCAAGTCTAGCATTAGGATGTATCCTTGGTTTTTTATCTACAGGTAAGTTCTATATCTTAGCATACGCTCTTGTTAGTGGGTATTTCTTTGCATGGATCGGACATTTTTTTGTCGAAAAAAACCGACCGGCGACCTTTACCTATCCATTTTATTCTTTTATCTCTGATTGGATCATGTATTTCAAAATGCTAACGGGTCGCATTGATGTTGAATTTGCCAAAATTAAGTCAAATAAAGGCTAA
- the aat gene encoding leucyl/phenylalanyl-tRNA--protein transferase, translated as MTQRSFEQFFKNPRTWKEDLVAVGGDFSVERLLYAYKHGIFPWSEDPVRWYCLDPRAIFDLKRVHFSKTVQRKVKQKKFRISYNEAFSIVMQGCSYREKDNTWITPGFIEGYAELHRLGWAHSVEVWNVENVLVGGVYGVAIGKFFAGESMFSFESDAGKVGLFHLFEKLNQSQFELFDTQQLNHVTWQLGAYEIPKLSYLDRLERALGDAHPWIIPTSHD; from the coding sequence TTGACACAAAGGAGTTTTGAACAATTCTTTAAAAACCCCAGGACTTGGAAGGAAGATTTAGTCGCTGTGGGCGGGGATTTTTCCGTTGAGCGTTTGTTATATGCATATAAACATGGAATTTTCCCATGGTCAGAAGATCCGGTTCGTTGGTATTGCCTTGATCCTCGTGCTATTTTTGATTTAAAAAGAGTTCATTTTTCCAAAACTGTTCAGAGAAAAGTAAAACAAAAAAAGTTTCGTATCAGTTATAACGAAGCCTTTTCGATTGTGATGCAAGGTTGTTCTTACAGAGAAAAAGATAATACTTGGATTACTCCAGGCTTTATCGAAGGTTATGCGGAACTACATAGGTTGGGTTGGGCACATTCGGTAGAAGTATGGAATGTTGAGAATGTTTTGGTGGGTGGAGTCTATGGGGTTGCAATCGGTAAGTTTTTTGCCGGGGAAAGTATGTTTTCGTTTGAGTCCGACGCTGGAAAGGTCGGCCTCTTTCATTTGTTCGAAAAATTAAATCAGTCCCAATTTGAACTTTTTGACACCCAACAACTCAATCATGTGACTTGGCAATTGGGTGCCTATGAAATTCCCAAACTATCTTATTTAGATCGTTTGGAGCGAGCGTTAGGTGACGCTCATCCTTGGATCATTCCAACTTCACACGACTAA
- a CDS encoding RNA polymerase sigma factor — MLMKRYQGMVFSQAKKAFLTNEEAEDFTQEVFLQTYESLSKFRGESQFSTWLFQIARFRLTKVYKKKKLPLVDWQEDISFVADEKGTSVVEILDKEETSHNLRSLISKLPKSYQMPILLHYFENKPLKEIASDLNIKLGTIKSHISRGKDLLRKWWSHEIEV, encoded by the coding sequence GTGCTGATGAAGCGCTACCAAGGAATGGTATTTTCCCAAGCCAAAAAAGCCTTCCTCACCAACGAAGAAGCCGAAGATTTTACCCAAGAAGTTTTTTTACAAACCTATGAGTCACTCAGTAAGTTCCGAGGTGAATCACAATTTTCCACTTGGTTGTTTCAAATCGCCAGGTTCCGCCTAACAAAAGTTTACAAAAAGAAAAAACTACCTCTTGTTGACTGGCAAGAGGACATCTCTTTTGTTGCTGATGAAAAGGGAACATCTGTTGTTGAAATTTTAGATAAAGAAGAAACAAGTCATAATCTTCGATCGCTGATTTCCAAATTACCAAAATCATACCAAATGCCGATTCTCTTACATTACTTTGAAAACAAACCTCTCAAAGAAATTGCATCCGACTTAAATATAAAACTTGGTACAATCAAAAGCCATATCTCCCGAGGAAAGGACCTTTTAAGGAAATGGTGGTCACATGAAATCGAAGTCTAA
- a CDS encoding response regulator, with amino-acid sequence MKILIVDDEEDIAGLIQFHLEEEGFQTEVCHNGMEVLPRLEKHLPDGIILDLMLPGIGGMDLCKRIKEKYPHIPILMVTAKTGETDVVLGLELGADDYIRKPFNIRELVARVRTVTRRTSEPGQEVQGTISTGKIQINPTAHKVFVEGTEIDLTLIEFKLLQLFAGNPGVAFSRDKLLDRIWGKDVFVTDRTVDVNIKRLRDKLLSEKERLETIRGVGYRFRDA; translated from the coding sequence ATGAAAATACTAATTGTAGATGACGAAGAAGACATTGCAGGACTCATCCAATTCCATTTAGAGGAAGAAGGATTCCAGACCGAAGTTTGTCATAATGGGATGGAAGTCCTCCCACGTTTAGAAAAACACTTACCCGATGGAATCATCTTAGATTTAATGTTACCGGGAATCGGTGGGATGGATCTTTGCAAACGTATCAAAGAAAAATACCCTCACATTCCTATTCTAATGGTAACAGCAAAAACTGGGGAAACCGATGTGGTTCTTGGCCTTGAATTAGGTGCCGATGATTACATTCGCAAACCATTTAATATCCGAGAACTGGTTGCTCGCGTTAGAACCGTTACACGAAGAACTTCGGAACCTGGCCAAGAAGTCCAAGGAACCATTTCCACGGGAAAAATCCAAATCAATCCAACGGCACACAAAGTGTTTGTAGAAGGCACTGAGATTGACCTTACTTTAATCGAATTCAAACTCTTACAATTGTTTGCTGGAAATCCGGGAGTTGCTTTTTCAAGAGACAAACTTCTAGATCGAATTTGGGGAAAAGATGTTTTTGTTACAGACAGGACTGTTGATGTAAATATCAAACGGCTTCGGGACAAATTACTTTCTGAAAAAGAAAGATTAGAAACCATTCGCGGGGTCGGTTACCGATTCCGAGATGCGTAG
- a CDS encoding HAMP domain-containing sensor histidine kinase translates to MRSFFSTLLLLNWGLLLVLLTLALGVFYIYDLVVPAVRPLILFGFVLISIFGTFYISTNIAMRITDPLATVEKKTKEINAGDFGVELSSPDIRELATLTSSINEMARRLKVQFLDLTVEKEKFNYLLQNLKEGVFAIDRNEKFLFLNRNISDTLIQKNSQFKDYVPAIKNKELLSFIKDKIHHGVEGKTEFQDGLHFYTARIYPIKSDSMIQLYIGVLSDITEDRQNQLIREQFFQNASHELKTPITSIKGYAETLEYKLKLPQDSNERKFLDAILRNTDRLIRIVEDMLTVSRLENHKTVLNLTEFSLFDLVKNVSDSLGVIYSQKKQNLVLNIPSDFRVKADRLLLEDLLVNLISNASAYSPEGSSVIVRTSSTADKNQIQVVDQGIGISAEDAERIFERFFRVDTNRSRKEGGTGLGLSIVKHIARLHSGEVSVSQNPEGGSIFTFEFPKK, encoded by the coding sequence ATGCGTAGTTTTTTTTCTACATTACTTTTACTCAACTGGGGTCTCTTACTTGTTTTACTGACCCTGGCCTTGGGTGTGTTTTATATTTACGATTTAGTTGTACCCGCTGTACGCCCACTCATCCTATTTGGTTTTGTTTTAATTTCTATTTTCGGTACGTTTTATATTTCCACAAACATTGCGATGCGAATCACAGATCCGCTTGCAACTGTTGAGAAAAAAACCAAAGAAATCAATGCAGGAGATTTTGGTGTTGAACTTTCTTCACCAGACATTCGAGAACTTGCAACACTGACTTCTTCCATTAATGAAATGGCAAGACGACTCAAAGTCCAATTTTTGGATCTAACAGTTGAAAAAGAAAAGTTTAATTATTTATTACAAAACTTAAAGGAAGGTGTCTTTGCCATTGATCGAAATGAAAAATTTTTATTTTTAAATCGTAATATTTCAGACACCTTAATTCAAAAAAACTCCCAATTTAAAGACTACGTTCCTGCCATCAAAAATAAGGAACTCCTTAGTTTCATTAAAGATAAAATCCATCATGGAGTTGAAGGAAAAACAGAGTTCCAAGATGGACTTCATTTCTATACAGCTCGTATTTATCCCATCAAATCTGATTCCATGATCCAACTTTATATTGGTGTACTCTCAGACATCACGGAAGATAGGCAAAACCAACTCATCCGAGAACAATTTTTCCAAAATGCTTCTCACGAATTAAAAACTCCCATAACATCGATTAAAGGTTATGCAGAAACTCTGGAATATAAATTAAAACTTCCACAAGATTCGAATGAACGAAAATTTTTAGACGCCATTCTCAGAAATACAGACCGACTCATACGGATTGTAGAAGATATGTTAACAGTTTCCAGATTGGAAAATCATAAAACAGTTTTAAACCTGACCGAGTTTTCTCTGTTTGATTTGGTAAAAAATGTATCCGATTCCTTGGGTGTGATTTACTCCCAGAAAAAACAAAATTTAGTTTTAAACATCCCTTCCGATTTTCGTGTGAAAGCAGACCGGCTTCTACTCGAAGACCTTTTGGTGAATCTAATTTCTAACGCCTCAGCTTATAGCCCTGAAGGATCCAGTGTCATTGTCAGGACATCTTCTACAGCTGACAAAAACCAAATCCAAGTGGTGGACCAGGGAATTGGCATCTCCGCAGAAGACGCTGAACGAATCTTCGAACGGTTTTTCCGCGTGGATACCAACCGTTCCAGAAAAGAAGGTGGAACGGGGCTTGGACTTTCCATCGTAAAACACATCGCAAGACTCCATTCAGGAGAAGTATCCGTTTCTCAGAACCCCGAAGGCGGATCTATTTTCACCTTTGAATTCCCCAAAAAATAG
- the argJ gene encoding bifunctional glutamate N-acetyltransferase/amino-acid acetyltransferase ArgJ, with translation MKFPLGFYSFGKNIGIKDTSLDFAVIYSENRCKAAAVFTRNNFPGAPIYVGRDHIKDGYLQAIVINSKNSNVATGEQGIQNSYQICTELGKSLGIPTEDILPSSTGVIGVPLPIEKILNACSTAKADLKPGNLEEVAEAIMTTDTRKKISYRTITNQAGEGVMFGIAKGAGMIEPNMATMLSYILCDYLPESGDLQTILKRVVDVTYNCVTIDSDTSTSDTVVLMCSGVLGTIADDVFESHLREIATDLSKMIARDGEGASKLIELTVSHGRDDLQVTKIGKSILNSPLVKTAIYGGDPNWGRFVMAIGKVFDEPIPYDSLEIQLGGISVKGADNNTKTKLAEYLKSNEEIHISVILNTGSFQKTFWSCDFTEGYIQENAYYTT, from the coding sequence ATGAAGTTTCCATTGGGATTTTATTCCTTCGGCAAAAACATAGGGATCAAAGACACAAGTTTAGATTTTGCAGTTATTTATTCAGAAAATCGATGTAAGGCGGCAGCCGTATTCACAAGGAATAATTTTCCTGGAGCACCCATTTACGTGGGCCGTGACCATATCAAAGATGGGTATTTACAAGCCATTGTCATCAATTCGAAAAATTCGAATGTGGCAACCGGAGAACAAGGAATCCAAAACTCGTACCAAATTTGTACGGAACTTGGTAAATCTTTAGGTATACCAACAGAAGACATCCTCCCCTCCTCCACAGGAGTGATTGGAGTTCCTCTCCCAATTGAAAAAATACTTAACGCTTGTTCTACAGCAAAAGCAGATTTAAAACCAGGGAATTTGGAAGAGGTGGCAGAAGCTATCATGACAACTGACACTCGTAAAAAAATCTCTTATCGTACGATCACAAACCAAGCAGGTGAAGGTGTTATGTTTGGAATTGCCAAAGGGGCTGGAATGATTGAGCCAAACATGGCAACCATGTTGTCTTATATCCTTTGTGATTATCTTCCTGAATCAGGGGATCTACAAACAATCTTAAAACGAGTGGTGGATGTGACTTATAATTGTGTCACAATTGATTCGGATACTTCTACAAGTGATACAGTAGTACTAATGTGTTCTGGAGTTCTTGGGACCATCGCCGATGATGTTTTCGAATCTCATTTAAGAGAAATTGCCACTGACCTTTCCAAAATGATTGCCCGTGATGGGGAAGGAGCTTCCAAACTCATTGAACTCACAGTTTCTCATGGAAGAGATGATTTACAAGTGACAAAAATTGGAAAATCCATTCTTAATTCTCCTCTTGTGAAAACTGCCATTTACGGAGGAGATCCCAATTGGGGAAGATTCGTAATGGCCATCGGCAAGGTGTTTGATGAACCAATTCCTTATGATTCATTAGAAATTCAATTAGGAGGAATCTCTGTTAAAGGTGCAGACAATAACACCAAAACAAAGTTAGCCGAATATCTAAAATCAAATGAAGAAATTCATATTTCTGTAATTCTAAATACTGGATCTTTTCAAAAAACTTTTTGGAGTTGTGATTTTACCGAAGGATATATCCAGGAAAACGCATATTACACAACATGA